One Papaver somniferum cultivar HN1 chromosome 10, ASM357369v1, whole genome shotgun sequence genomic window carries:
- the LOC113314985 gene encoding pentatricopeptide repeat-containing protein At1g63130, mitochondrial-like, producing MSQMRVQPDAYTCNALIHGLCRTGQVGRALRLKNMMGKWNCRPNVVSYCMIIDTLCKGGVVDAALVLFSKMLRDLDVVPNVVVYNSLMNGLCISGRLNEAKRLLEEMTSRGISANVMTYNTIIHGHCLHGQQEEARKYFDEMLYRGISPNTVTFNIVIDSHCKNGMMEDAEELFKLMDKINIKPDRITYTIMMDGLCLAGRLQEAVRLFDTMVDRGLEPDVISCSTLMDGYRKNSKLDEAMLLFKKMEQNKLKPTIVTYY from the coding sequence ATGTCTCAAATGCGGGTTCAGCCTGATGCCTATACATGTAATGCTCTTATACATGGGCTATGTAGAACTGGTCAAGTTGGTCGTGCTCTTCGGCTGAAAAACATGATGGGGAAATGGAACTGCAGACCTAATGTTGTTTCATATTGTATGATTATAGATACACTTTGCAAAGGAGGTGTAGTTGATGCAGCTTTGGTTCTCTTCTCCAAAATGCTTAGAGATTTGGATGTCGTACCCAATGTAGTTGTTTACAATTCTTTGATGAACGGACTTTGCATTTCAGGTCGGTTAAACGAGGCAAAGAGACTCCTTGAGGAGATGACTAGTAGAGGAATCTCTGCAAATGTAATGACTTATAATACTATTATTCATGGTCATTGCCTACATGGTCAACAAGAAGAAGCAAGAAAATACTTTGATGAAATGCTGTATCGAGGGATTTCACCCAATACAGTAACTTTTAATATAGTAATAGATTCACATTGTAAAAATGGAATGATGGAAGATGCTGAGGAGTTATTCAAATTGATGGACAAGATAAATATAAAACCTGATCGAATTACTTATACTATAATGATGGATGGTCTGTGTTTGGCAGGTCGGCTGCAAGAGGCAGTGAGACTGTTTGACACAATGGTAGATAGAGGCCTTGAACCAGATGTAATCAGTTGCAGTACTTTAATGGATGGGTATCGCAAGAATAGTAAGTTGGATGAAGCTATGCTGCTCTTCAAGAAAATGGAACAAAATAAATTGAAACCCACGATAGTTACTTACTATTAA
- the LOC113318214 gene encoding 7-deoxyloganetic acid glucosyltransferase-like → MAKTGSLTSPHVVIFPFPIQGHINSMLKLAEVLCLSGINVTFINTQRNHSRYLSFNDVQSRFGRFPGFCFETIPDGLSADQPRSAGFRNSQDLVNMLHRLKTVVRPGFRELLTSNRLKIDTRGPVSCIIADGILGFAIDVAEELGIPSISFRTSSACSSWIYFCLTKLIENGDIPFKDEDMDRLIKNVPEMESFLRCRDLPSFCRAKDLNHPSLDFVIAETSYSTRATAHLLNTFDIEAPVISHLRAYWPNLYTIGPLNSLLNTLRSRTAYSPHSSSSKSVSSNASLYEEDRSCMTWLDKQPEKSVVYVSFGSIAMVSREQWLEIWYGLVNSGHRFLWVKPPDSLLAKDDEESHVQAETELIEATKERGYTMEWAPQEEVLNHSSVGGFFTHSGWNSTLESMVAGVPMVCWPHLADQQINSRYVSEVWKIGMDMKDNCNRLTVEKLIRDMMDVKREELMKSTAKVAEMARQSISRDGSSYRNYEGLLEFIRKSC, encoded by the exons aTGGCGAAAACCGGATCCTTGACATCTCCCCATGTAGTCATCTTTCCATTTCCAATACAAGGCCATATCAACTCCATGCTTAAACTAGCTGAAGTTCTATGTTTATCAGGAATTAACGTGACTTTCATCAACACCCAACGGAACCACTCACGTTATCTTAGTTTCAATGATGTCCAATCTCGTTTTGGCCGGTTTCCAGGTTTCTGTTTTGAAACCATTCCAGATGGTCTTTCTGCTGATCAACCTCGCTCTGCTGGTTTCCGTAATTCCCAAGACTTGGTTAATATGCTCCACCGGCTGAAAACTGTTGTGAGACCAGGCTTCCGAGAATTACTAACTTCAAATCGCTTAAAAATTGATACCCGGGGTCCAGTTTCTTGTATCATAGCAGATGGTATTTTGGGTTTTGCCATTGATGTTGCAGAAGAGCTGGGTATTCCATCCATTTCTTTCCGTACCAGCAGTGCTTGTTCTAGCTGGATTTATTTTTGTCTGACAAAGCTTATAGAAAATGGTGATATACCATTCAAAG ATGAAGATATGGATAGATTGATAAAGAATGTGCCAGAGATGGAAAGCTTTCTTCGGTGTAGAGATCTACCAAGTTTCTGTAGAGCTAAGGATCTAAACCATCCTAGTCTAGATTTTGTGATTGCTGAAACATCCTATTCAACTAGAGCCACAGCTCACTTACTTAACACATTTGATATCGAAGCTCCGGTCATCTCGCACTTGAGAGCTTACTGGCCTAACCTATACACTATTGGACCTCTCAATTCCCTGTTGAATACCTTGAGAAGTAGGACTGCTTATTctcctcattcttcttcttcaaaatctgtTTCCTCAAATGCTAGTTTGTATGAAGAAGATAGAAGTTGCATGACATGGCTCGATAAACAGCCCGAGAAATCTGTAGTCTATGTAAGCTTTGGTAGTATTGCTATGGTGAGCCGGGAACAATGGCTGGAGATATGGTATGGCCTAGTCAACAGTGGTCACAGATTCTTGTGGGTGAAACCTCCGGATTCGCTCCTTGCAAAAGATGATGAGGAGAGTCATGTACAGGCGGAAACAGAGCTGATTGAGGCAACAAAAGAGAGAGGTTACACGATGGAATGGGCGCCACAAGAGGAGGTGTTGAACCATTCATCCGTTGGTGGATTTTTTACTCACAGCGGATGGAATTCGACACTGGAGAGTATGGTTGCTGGAGTACCCATGGTTTGCTGGCCACATTTGGCTGATCAACAGATTAACAGCAGGTACGTCAGCGAAGTATGGAAAATTGGAATGGACATGAAAGATAACTGTAACAGATTAACCGTAGAGAAATTGATTCGGGATATGATGGATGTTAAGAGAGAGGAGTTGATGAAATCAACTGCGAAAGTCGCAGAGATGGCACGACAGAGTATTAGCCGCGATGGATCCTCATACCGCAACTATGAGGGATTGCTCGAATTCATAAGGAAATCGTGTTAA